GGGCTTCTCCAGCTCGATCCGGGGCAGCTTGGATGCCCGCAGATAGAGGGCCTCCGTAGAAATGACCAGACCCGGCACGATAGCACCGCCCAGGTAGTTGGCCCCGGCATCAATGCAGTCGAAGGTGGTTGCCGTACCAAAATCAACGACAACAAGCGGACATTGATACTGCTCAATCGCCGCAACCGCGTTCACAATCCGGTCCGCCCCCACTTCGCGCGGGTTCTCATAACGCAGATTAAGCCCGGTTTTGATACCGGGTCCCACCAGCAGCGGGTCCTTGCCGATGAATTTGACACACATCTCCACAATGACCTGCACGAGCGGCGGAACCACCGAAGAAATGATGACCCCCTCGACATCCCTGAACGACAGATTCGACATGCTGAACAAATTATGAATCATCACACCATATTCATCGACAGTGGACCCGCGGGCAGTGCTCAGCCGGAAATGGTGCAGCAGCTCACTGCCCCG
The window above is part of the Paenibacillus sp. FSL H8-0048 genome. Proteins encoded here:
- a CDS encoding type III pantothenate kinase, with translation MILVVDIGNTNIVLGVYRGSELLHHFRLSTARGSTVDEYGVMIHNLFSMSNLSFRDVEGVIISSVVPPLVQVIVEMCVKFIGKDPLLVGPGIKTGLNLRYENPREVGADRIVNAVAAIEQYQCPLVVVDFGTATTFDCIDAGANYLGGAIVPGLVISTEALYLRASKLPRIELEKPKKVIGRNTVHAMQAGIIFGYAGQVEGIVRRIKQEMNAPVLKVIATGGLASLIASETECIDEVNPMLTLEGLRIIYNRNK